TCCTCCATGGGTCCATTGTCGACCTTTTGGGACATAAAAGACTAGCCAACCTTCACTACGAGCCCAGTGAACAAGCATCGCCAGTGCTATACTTTTGCCACAGCTTACAGGCCCATCCAGTACAATTTGCTTTTGAGGTTTGGCACCTGAAAATTTGGAACACCATAATTATAACTATCTCTAGAGTCTAAATGTATTCTGATCAAAACATACACGCAAACCAACCTGACAAACTTAGAATTCCATAAGCATGCCTGATCATGAATTAAAATTATCTCTAAAGGCTAGACATATGCTGATCATTACATGCACGCAAACCAACCTGACAAACTTAGAATCCCATTAGCATACCTGATCAAGTGCTGATAAACCACTGCATAGATCTAGCAGTTGTAGTAATAATGCTTGATATGGAGGTGCAAGTTATTGTGTCAGTTATTTTAGAATATAATGAGTTCTTTAAAGAATATACAGCTTGTATAAAAGAATATTTCTCCTACATTGACTCCATATAAAGGACGTCAATTGATCTTCTTTCCTAATTCCTTGTATCTAAACCTAATTACTCGTCTTCTATCATGATCCTCCGTCACTTGTTCTATGTAATTAATCATCTACAGTATAAATATATCTCACTTTCTCTACTTGTCATCTACAGGCTTGTCATCTACAGGTAGTATATTGTCCTGATTGATTTACTCTGTAAAAACAACTGTAATTATACATCTTAATACATGACCCTATACTCACTCTATTACAATAAGCATACAAATGTTACTTACACTTATCAAATTAATCGACAACAAAATATATCGAACTAATACAGTTCTCTTAGTTACAAAATGTAAACTATATTTAAGGTGATGAATAAGTAATACGAAATGTAAGAGGTCTAATATAAGCATATGTAGAAATCTGCAttgaaaaatatataaataaattaggTTACAGTCTAGACTCGAGTGTCCTCCTTAATAAGTAAGAGAAAAATCCAAAATTGCACCTTTCGCGGTACCGGCAAATTGGAAAGAAGGAGGATCAACAATACGCCTAAAATTATCACGAAGATCCAAGAAACTCTGACGGACAAGCAAGGCATCTCTCTTAGAATCCTCAAACTCCTTCAACATTCCAGCGGGCAAACCCTCGGGTAAAACCGCATTGAGTTGTTCCATACTGTAAAAGAAAAGAGCAAATCACAGAATATGTAAGAAACACAtagagggagggggagagagagggacagagagggagggggagggggagagagaggcAGGAGAGAGAGGGACAGAGAGAGAGGGAGATGGGAGAGATAGAGGGGAGATAGggaggaagagagagagagagagacctgaGATTGATGTAAGAACAGGCATGTCTACTATTGAGATGAGAAATGGAGGTAACAGAATTGAAAAGTGGTCGGCCATTAATTCCGACATCAAGAGACTTGTCCTTTTCATCCAAAGCAAGCTGTTGGAGCCTTGAAGAATCATCAACTGCAATATTATCTAGAGAGGAAGAAGACGTATCATCTGCAGCCAATGCGAAATCATCGTTTTTGTTTTTGGATTTGGGGTCGATTTTTTTGGATTTTGTGGCATTCTTGGAAAGGGGGGAAGATGATGATTTGGGTTTTTTACTGGAGAATGTTCTGGAAAATAAAGGGTTGATTGTTCTTGTTATAGCATTCAATCTTCGTACTAGTAGTGACTCCAGCATTCTTCCCTTTTTAGGGTTTTAGAGACTTTCAGTCCAGATCAACAAGAAGCAGAAATGAAAAATACACTTTTTGtttctctctctcttcttttGGCTTTTGGCTGATGGCCAAAAATACCTTTTTTTAGAAGTTGTAATAAGAATATCACTTTTTGGAGTTTATGGCCAAAAATATCCTTCTAATACGTATTTTAAAAATGGGTAAATCTATTACGCATCTGAAAAATGGGTAttacataaaaaaaattaaaaaaaaataaaaaaaagaagaaCATGTGATACGCATGTCACAAATGCGAATGCGtatcttatttttatttttatttttatttttttttcaattttttttaatacgAATTACCCATTTTAAAAATGCGTATTAGTATACCCAACTGAAAAATACATATTAGACGGGTATTTTTGGCCAAAATTTTAAAAAGATGTATTTTTGTCACAAACTCTAAAAAAAGTggtatttttgtcattttttctttACTTTATAATAATTCGGCTAACTTCGATTTTAGCCTCTCCTTTTTGttttattacaaaaataaattataatttttaaaactgaaTTTGGGAATAATTCTGGTCAAATACTGTATAATTCTAGTCTAACTTTTTTGTACTGTATACcttgttttttattttttcattaAAATATTACAGTTAATTATCAAATTTATCACTTTAATCGTTTCATGagatattattttatttttttatatacaatatGTGTAGTGTTCATCACTagatattattttattttttaatggTGTTCGCCATTATATGTGGAGAATATTATTATTTACTTATATCTCCTGTAATTCAAGGGTCATTTTTTAATagtttaaattaattttaaaatattgttaTATCTATAAAAAAGAATGTtgtatatttaaaaaataaaaaagataaCATATTTCGACAAAAGGAGTAATTGAttagttattattaattatgacattatttttattatatatttcaTTTATGATCTGAATATATAGTGCAAAATATTTCTGAATGTGTATTAATTGTGGGTAAATgtaatataatttatatttttacttatttatattattacaTAGAAAACGAAAcatttgaaaaaaaattaataGTTTATGGtcatttattattattaatattaataataataactaaccaattatttttaaaataaaacatattataattattaataatcAATCAATTGCATTTTTTAACCCAAATGTTTTATTAgttcaaattaataataattaattaattactttttTAACTAAAACACATTACATTTTCTATTTTTTCTAACCAAActtcatttttttcaaaaatatagcCCGCAATTTTGGGATGGGATATGTCATTCAAGCGCATTCGCCACCACCAACCTCCGCTAATAATAATGTTAATAAGCTTAAAACACTTGCTTTTGAGAGGTGAGGAAATTCGGCGATTTAGATATCATATTAGTCAAAAGTATTCATAATCAAATGAGTATTATCATTCATGAAAGAGGAAATCAGTCTCACTTGATAAATGAAGTTGGTGTAAGTGAAGTAAATGACTCCAATACAAACGCAGATGCAAGATGGTAATGGATGAAAAGGTAAATAAAAAGTTTAGCTTTTTTATGAATGTTGATGAGGGAATTTTGTTAGTCCCAAAATAGGAACTAATAAGTGTTAATAAGGAAAATTTCTTATAATAGTATTTTGGAGGTTATTGGTTGGAATCAAGACCAAGGGTGGTGTTTTGAGGGCGGAGAAAGGTTGTGTATGGTGGTAGCAGAGCTTGTATGTTAACTTCTCAAGAAAGAATAGGACttttgttattctctatcaaaTGTCGACTCAtatctcatacaagtgcctacgtaccctattcATAGGGATCAAGTCTCACGTAGTTCTTAGGGAACAAGTTATAGGGTTAGGGTTTTTCGACCCATGCAGCCCAAACCCATGATAAAGTCAGGCATTCATTCAATGAGTCATGTAAATCTCAActggctccacacgcttcctacaatctcgcggaATCTCTGCATTTCTTCCCGTGATTGCAGGAATACCCCGTATCggccccgaaatctacgagcaactcagtcatctatgagtcattTTCCATATTACACACAAAGTCCTCAAATACGGGCCGGCCTGGTCGCCTCAGCACGCACTACCTTTtttctaaataaataaataagatgttTCCTTTATTTTTTACAAGACGTGGGCTCATGGGCCCAGCTCGCATATGAACACATGAGCTCGGCCCGCATATGGGCACCTGAGCCCAGCTCGCACGTCGCGAGCACAGCTCACCTGTGAGACACCAGCTCACATGTAAGAGCCTAGCTCGCATGTGAACACATGAGCTCAGCCCGCATATGGGCACCTGAGCCCAGCTCGCACGTCGCGAGCGCAGCTCACATGTAagagcccagctcgcatgtgaaGCCCAACTCACATAAGAATTCACAATTCTAGCTCACATGTGTGAGCCCAACTCTTAAATGCACCCATaaggacctgtttagggcccatgaccgAAAGCGGGCACAACAACTACCCCCAAAATTCTTGGTCGCACTTGTGGGGCTAGGAATTTTTTTTTGTCTTACTGCACTTACGAGTACGAGCCCACGAGGTTGCACCCGGACGCCTCGCATGCCTTCCAATGGTCATGAGTTTTGAACCCATGTCGTAGGGATCCGTGTCATCCTCTGAGATGATGACACATGTCGCTTCCTCTTTCTCTCTCCTACAACCTATAAATATGTGGAACTTCAACTTCATTTCTTTACTTTGCAAAGAACACTAATTTTTTGCTGCTCATTTTGCTAAAGGATCTACCATGGAAAAAACTATCATCACCACAAGAACCGTCTACCAATGGCGTTATTCTCCGGTCACAGATTCTTCAGGATCTTCATTTGAATCTTCTACATGTACCATTTTGatccaaactcattcattttcaTTCTTGTTTGTTCATATGCACTATGCGAGCACACACCACCTGCTTGATGCGAGCTCACACACATTCACTAACTACGATGTAAGCCCGTTGACACACAGGATCGCGCCTAAATTTGTTTTCATTTTTTAGGGCCTTATTTAAcatcttttacagatgtcgagtgTGTCTTATGTTCGCTCCTATGGGTCGTCTCGTTCATCTTCCAGCCCGGCTCGCTCTTCAGCTACTCCGTCTCCTCTGAACCAATATCCTCCCGAGCAGCGAGGCTCGAAGGACTTTCAACGCGAGCTGACTCTCTTTCTGGCCGCCTCAGCCAACCTATTTCTCCTAGCTCTGCTATCACCCCGCAAGGGGCCCTAAACTTTGCTCGAGTTGAGAACTCGATGCGAGCCAATGGCTCCGGCTCGTTGAACATCCACCTCAATCCTAACCCTGAAGACTACACCAGGGAGACTAACATTTATGACTGAAGAAATAGACCCTTGGACCTTTCCCAGATACCTGCATCTCTCGGTGTGAAGGAATTTCTACAACGCGAGCCCGATCCTATAGACAAAAAGCGAGTAGAGGAGATCCTAAGGGAAATGGCTCATGAGAGAGAGGCTCGCCTTAAACAAGCTACGGACAATGACCTCGACCCCATTGGTCTTGATTGTGAATCCAATGACAGTGATTTGGGCAGCGCTTACTATGATACCAATAAAAGGAAGAATCCTGTTGTCGCAGAATATCCCATCCATGGGCTCGAGGGTGAAGAAAACAGTTCGCATTGGTCTTACGACTCTCCAATTAGCGAGGAGGTAGCTGATGTTATAAGCCAGGTCAATGTATGCAACTATGCCTATATCCCCGCTGCTTCTCCTGAACCATATGTACCTCCTTCCTAGCCCGAACTTGAGGGTGAAATAATCTTTAGGAAGCAAATCATCCCAAATGGGGAGGAGAGTTCCACCTCGGTCCATGAAGAGGTAAAAGTGCTCGCTTGTCGCGACTCGGCCACCTCGCTTACCCAGAAGCATCTGGCCGACATCGTTGACGAGTTCTAGCTCGAGGGTTATGTGGTACTTTCCAGGCCGCATATGCGATGCTATAAATTCAACCATCGGGAAAATGGAGGCAGGGTGCCTCGCATGGTTTTGTCCACCTTCCTGCTAAGGCTAGGAATTTCGTCACCTCTCCACCCTTTTATCAGGGACGTGTGCGAGTACTACCAGCTCACCCCACTTCAGATTAATCCAAATGGATATCGGGCCGTTGTCGCTTTGTAGATCATGTACCACAAGTGCGGGTTTCCTCCCCTCACCGCAAGGAAGCTGGGGTACTTTCTCAATCTGAAACATTCGCCAAAtgattttgaatatttttatctATCTGTATGGCCATATTATAACAAGAAGAATCTCATCCACAACGGGCTGAGCAACTTATTAAAGTGGAAGAGTCCTAACTTCTACGTTCACGAAGTGCCTCGATTCCAAACTCACTTCTACTACAATCCATATAAGACAAGTCcaaatttggaggcactacctATATGGaaaaaagtgtgagatttacacagaccataagagccttaagtatATTTTCACCCAGAAAGAACCGAACATGAGATAAAGGAGATGGCTAGAATTAATAAAGGATTATGATTGTGAAATCCTGTATCACCTGGGTAAAGCTAATGTGGTGGTTGATACCGTCAGTGGGAAAGAAAGGCTTAAGACAATAATGACCTCTGAGGAGTTAGTTAAGGAGTTCGAAAAGATGGAGATCGAAGTCAAAATAACCGGTAAAGGAATCAAAGAATTATTTGAGATCAAGTTACTACCGGAACTGGCCGAGAAGATACGATTGTGCCAGGAAAAGAAAATGAGTGATGAGAAAGAATCATTAACATGAGAGGAGATCAAATGTGAGAAAGATGCGAGAGGGATCATGAGATAtgcatcccgaatttggattccagATGTTTAGGAATTAAAAGATGAACTGTTGCACGAAGGACACAACTCCAGATATTAAATACACCCTACAAAGATGTACAGTGACctaaaggaatattattggtggcctaacatgaagagagatgTTACAGAGTGGGTCAACAAGTGCTTGACATGACAGagagtgaaagctgaacatcagTGACCGGGTGGACTATTACATCCCCTtgaaattccggaatggaaataggagcacatagccatggattttatgATAGGCCTACCCAGAACTAAAACGAATCATGATGCCATCTGGGTCATTATAGATATACTGACTAGGTCCGCACATTTCCTCCCAATCAATGAGAGGTACACCGTGGACAAGCAAGTGGACATTTATTTAAAGGAAATTGTGGTGAGACATGGAGTTCCCGTTTCCATAGTATCACACATGGACCCAAGGtttaactccagattttggaggagctttcaagaattCGTAGGCActagactaaacatgagtactgcttaccacccccagacagATGGTCATAGTGAAAGGACCATTCAGATTATAGAAGATATGTTAAAAGTCAATGCAATTGACTTTAAAAGAAGTTGGAATGACCACTTGCCTTTGATTGAGTTTGCCTACAACAATAGCTACCATGTGAATATAGGAATGCCCCCGTGTGAAGCTCTTTACAAAAGAAGGTCTCGCTCTCCCTTGTGTTGGGACGAAGTGGGCGAACATAAGATTCTAGGACCCGAGCTGGTCCACCAGACGCGATAAATAATGGGACTTTTCGGGAAGAGGCCggtagcagctcaagatagacagaagaAGTACACCGACCAGACTAGGAAGGATAGAGGATATGAAGTGGGAGATTCAATGCTGCTAAAAGCATCTCCATAAAAGGAgtaatgaggtttggaaagaaagaaaGGTTGAGCCCcataggacctctagcttacgagctcgccttgcttcctaacttgcaacaagggcataatgtattccatgtgtcaatgtAGAGGAAATATCATGCTGACGCGCGACACTTGATAGAATATGAACAAGTAGACTTACAACAAGACTTAACCTACATAGAACAACCAGTGAAGATAATGGATCATAAAGAACAAGTGTTATGGAACAAGACTGTCATCTTGGTCAGAGTCTTGTGGAGGAAACAAAATGCTGAAGAATCAACATGGGAACTTGAAGATGCAATGAAATGAAAGTATCCCCACCTgttttcaatttgattctggGACGAAATCCCTTTAAgagggaagactgtaataacccgATTTTTCGGGACTTTGTAAAATGATGAATGAATAGTAATCCTGACGATCAACGAAAAACTTTTGAGTCCACACTATATTGGGGCATGTAAATTAAGTTTCTGAgatgatattatgattatacgtaccaaatgagtgtatgtaaaagtcgttaATTCTCGAAAAAAACCATTATTTCAAAATGACCTTATTTTACGAACTATCAAGGAATACGATAATCACATTACGATCAAGGATTTAAAATCCTACGGATAAAACCCAAGTACAAGATTATATAATTTAAGAATTCATAAGAAATGATTACCCCACAAATCACTTACGAGGATTTTCCACCATTACGAGGAAGCGACCAAATGAGTACATAAGtgaatgaataaatgaaataaatccATGTAAATTCCCATGCAAACCATACAGGCCAATTAATACAAAATGCAACCAAGGATTGGTGATc
This genomic interval from Apium graveolens cultivar Ventura chromosome 8, ASM990537v1, whole genome shotgun sequence contains the following:
- the LOC141678263 gene encoding uncharacterized protein LOC141678263, encoding MLESLLVRRLNAITRTINPLFSRTFSSKKPKSSSSPLSKNATKSKKIDPKSKNKNDDFALAADDTSSSSLDNIAVDDSSRLQQLALDEKDKSLDVGINGRPLFNSVTSISHLNSRHACSYINLSMEQLNAVLPEGLPAGMLKEFEDSKRDALLVRQSFLDLRDNFRRIVDPPSFQFAGTAKGAKPQKQIVLDGPVSCGKSIALAMLVHWARSEGWLVFYVPKGRQWTHGGFFYRNQQTGLWDTPVQAASILQDFMKYNESRLLQLPCQVCDPIPLGEGIGVGQMKDVDSMAMPEGSTLYDLVQAGLNYTHASVGVLVHLRKELSLVKDIPVLIAIDQYNNWFTFSEYEEPVTVRSTRPIHANELATVNAFRSMMTDDMMIGAFSHSTAVGKLRQELPDVPTGARVSYPRYSLEEAGTVCHYYLRQRLIRREAFSEDGWKKLYYLSYGNGSELRWLAPFMR